AGCGCGGCCTGACACCGACCGGCGGCACCGTCGTCGAGTGGGACCCGGCGCGGCGGTTCGTGACGCGCGCGGATTCGGCCGACGGGTGGTTCAACCAGCTCGACTACGACCTCGAGCCCCGCGCAGCCGGCACACTGCTGCGCTATCGGCACCGCTCGGTGCTCGGCGAGGATCACGACGTGCAGCTCGACTCGTGTCTGCACCACACGAAGTTCTACTACCACTCGCTCACCGAGTACGTCCGCCACTTCGCGGGCCGCGACGCGACGTACGTGTCGGCAGGTGCGCCGGAGTCCTCGGCCGACGGCGGGTTCGCGGCGGTGTGCGACGCGCTCGGCGTGAGCGACGCGGCCGTCGGCGACCGGGTCGTGGCCGCGGGACCGACGCCGATCGAAGGCGTCGTCGACTATCGTACCGACCGTTTCCTCGGCATCCGCACGGCCGGCGCGCTGTACCGCGTCTACGGCCGCGACGCGTGGGGCTGGCCGGTCGCCGTCGCGGCGCACGTCTTCGACGGTCCGGCGGACCCGGAAGTGGCCTGGACCACCTGGCTGGCCGAGGTTTTCCCCGCGGGAACGGACGAATAGCCCGGCCGCGGCCAGGGTCGCCGAGTGTTCACCCGCGCGTCGTTGATGGCGGCGCTCGGCCTCGCCTAGCGTCGGGCCGTCTTCGACCTATGCGGAGGAACGCATGTCCACTGGGGATCTCAGCCGGCGTAACTTGTTGCGCGTGAGTGGTGTCGTGGCGGCCGGAGCGGCGATGGGCATGTTGCCCGGCGTCGCGTTCGCGGCTCCCGCGCCGGGCACGGCGCAGCAGACCAAGACGGTCACGGGCACGCTCAAGCCCGACGTACCAGACTGGTACTACCTGCCCGTCGACGTGCCCCGCGGGGTCAAGCAGATCGATGTCGTCTACTCCTACGACCGGCCGACCGTGCCCGCCGGCGTGCGCGGGAACGCCTGTGACATCGGCATGTTCGGCCCCGAGGGCCACGACCTCGGCAACACCCGCGGCTTCCGCGGCTGGTCCGGCGGGTTCCGCGACCGCTTCTCGATCAGTGCCGCCGAGGCCACCCCCGGGTACGTCGCCGGCCCGATCAAGCAGGGCCGCTGGCACGTGATCCTCGGCCCGTACACGGTGGCGCCGCAGGGCATGAACTACCGCGTGGACATCACGCTGACGTTCGGTGCGGACGACAAGCCGTTCAAGCCGAACCCGGCGCCGGAGACGGCTCCGGCCAGCCAGCGGGGCAAGTCCTGGTACCGCGGCGACTGCCACCTGCACACCGTCCACTCCGACGGCAAGCGCACGCCGGAGCAACTCGTCGCCGACTCGCGCGCGGCGGGGCTCGACTTCATCGTCTCCACCGACCACAACACCAAGAGCTCGCAGCTGATCTGGGGTGACTACGCCACCGACGACCTGCTGATCCTCAACGGTGAAGAGGTCACCACACGCTCGGGCCACTGGCCCGCGATCGGCCTGCCCGCCGGCACCTGGATCGACTGGCGCTACCGCGCGTCCGACGCGGCGGACTTCCGGCACTTCACCGACCAGGTGCACCGCGCGGGCGGCCTGGTCACCGCGGCGCACCCGTTCGCGAACTGCTTCGGGTGCACGTACGAGTTCGCCTACGAGATCGCCGACCTCGTCGAGGTGTGGAACGGGCCGTGGACCCAGGACGACGAGGCCAGCGTCACGCACTGGGACGGCTTGCTGCGCGGCGGCCGCTGGATCCCCGCGATCGGCGACTCCGACGCGCACAACCCGGACCAGATCGTGGCCCTGCCGCACACCGTGGTGAAGGCGGACAGCCTCCGCCGCGCCGACCTGCTCGCCGGCCTCAAGGCGGGCCGGACGTGGCTGGCCGAGTCGAAGGACGTGAACCTCGAGTTCGGCGTGTCCGGCGGCGGGCGCAGCGCGGGCATCGGCGAGCGGCTCACGGCCGGCACCGGCACCGCGGTCACGGTGAGCGCGACGGTGACCGGTGCGCCGGGCACCACCGTCACGTTCCTCGACCAGCTCGGCCCCGAGCACGTCGAGACGGTGCCCGACAGTGGCAAGGCCACGGTGACTTGGACCACCTACCCGCGCTACAGCCGGTGGGTGCGTGTCGAGGTGCGGCGTCCCTCGGGCGGCCCGAACACCACCACGCCGAACGCGATGGTCGCCATGTCCAACCCGATCTTCCTGGGCGCCGCCGACGGCAAGTGACCCCGGCCCGTCCTCCTTCACCCACACACGGGCCCTACCGGTCCTCCGGGCAGAATTGTCCGAACAGGTCCGGATGTGACGGGTGGGGGAGGAACGGGTGCGCGGGTGCGGGGTCAAGGCGGCGATCGCGGCGGTCGTCGTGGTCCTCGTGGCCGTGGTCGTCGTGGTGGTGGTGCTGTCGCGGGGCAGCGACGTCGCGACACCCGGGTGCACGGTCACGTTGCCGAAGGAGCCGGGCCAGCAGGACGCGACGCAGTACACACTGCAGCCCGCCCAGATGAGCAACGCGGCGACGATCGCCGCGGTCGCCTCGAAGGAGGGGCTGCCGTCGCACGCCGTCACGGTCGCGCTGGCCACGGCGTTGCAGGAGTCGAAGCTGCGCAACCTCAGCGGCGGTGACCGCGACTCGGTCGGCCTGTTCCAGCAACGGCCGAGCCAGGGCTGGGGCACGCCGGAGCAGCTGCAGGACCCGGTCTACGCGGCCACGGCGTTCTACACGAAGCTCGCCAAGCTCTCGGGCTGGGAGTCGATGCCCATCACCCAGGCGGCGCAGGCGGTGCAGCGCTCCGCCGCACCCGACGCCTACGCGCAGTGGGAACCCGTCGCGCGCGCGGCGGCGAGCGCACTGACCGGCCAGATCCCGGCCGCGCTGACCTGCCGCAACATCACCGTCGGCCCGGCCACCGCCGACCTCGTGAAGACCGCCGACGCCGAGCTGGGCACC
The sequence above is a segment of the Amycolatopsis sp. 2-15 genome. Coding sequences within it:
- a CDS encoding SRPBCC family protein, producing the protein MGTEIDVRWEGVLAGTPEQVWDAFTARTGGWLWEIAYEPRPGGAERGLTPTGGTVVEWDPARRFVTRADSADGWFNQLDYDLEPRAAGTLLRYRHRSVLGEDHDVQLDSCLHHTKFYYHSLTEYVRHFAGRDATYVSAGAPESSADGGFAAVCDALGVSDAAVGDRVVAAGPTPIEGVVDYRTDRFLGIRTAGALYRVYGRDAWGWPVAVAAHVFDGPADPEVAWTTWLAEVFPAGTDE
- a CDS encoding CehA/McbA family metallohydrolase, translating into MSTGDLSRRNLLRVSGVVAAGAAMGMLPGVAFAAPAPGTAQQTKTVTGTLKPDVPDWYYLPVDVPRGVKQIDVVYSYDRPTVPAGVRGNACDIGMFGPEGHDLGNTRGFRGWSGGFRDRFSISAAEATPGYVAGPIKQGRWHVILGPYTVAPQGMNYRVDITLTFGADDKPFKPNPAPETAPASQRGKSWYRGDCHLHTVHSDGKRTPEQLVADSRAAGLDFIVSTDHNTKSSQLIWGDYATDDLLILNGEEVTTRSGHWPAIGLPAGTWIDWRYRASDAADFRHFTDQVHRAGGLVTAAHPFANCFGCTYEFAYEIADLVEVWNGPWTQDDEASVTHWDGLLRGGRWIPAIGDSDAHNPDQIVALPHTVVKADSLRRADLLAGLKAGRTWLAESKDVNLEFGVSGGGRSAGIGERLTAGTGTAVTVSATVTGAPGTTVTFLDQLGPEHVETVPDSGKATVTWTTYPRYSRWVRVEVRRPSGGPNTTTPNAMVAMSNPIFLGAADGK